One region of Limnospira fusiformis SAG 85.79 genomic DNA includes:
- the speD gene encoding adenosylmethionine decarboxylase translates to MKQLGTHLVIDAWHCPADILNDPERIRTAILDAVTAGEATLIDFCVHQFSPHGVTATATLAESHIAIHTWPEYGYFAADLFFCGRGNPRKAAEHLETALQAGEVNRREFERGFEPSVSLETSSVSVSETSPATNLTAFPETSFAGR, encoded by the coding sequence ATGAAACAATTGGGAACCCATCTGGTCATTGACGCTTGGCATTGTCCTGCAGATATTTTAAATGACCCTGAACGTATCCGCACTGCTATACTCGATGCAGTCACCGCAGGAGAAGCGACCCTGATTGACTTTTGTGTGCATCAATTTAGCCCCCACGGAGTGACGGCAACAGCTACCTTGGCTGAATCACACATTGCTATTCACACCTGGCCTGAGTATGGCTATTTTGCGGCTGATCTGTTTTTCTGTGGCCGTGGTAATCCTCGCAAAGCTGCTGAACATTTGGAAACTGCACTACAAGCGGGTGAGGTCAATAGACGTGAGTTTGAGCGCGGTTTTGAACCTTCAGTCAGTCTTGAGACTTCCTCGGTTAGTGTTTCTGAAACCTCACCAGCCACTAATTTGACGGCTTTCCCAGAAACCAGTTTTGCTGGTCGTTAG
- a CDS encoding calcium-binding protein: protein MTSFLTPSANLGIFGVNALLGSPGDDIIFATPGQSLPFPDGILLLAGNDSLQAGHITDPLLVNGNQGNDTISGGSNNDTLFGGQGDDFLYGGPGNDLLFGNLGDDLLEGGPGNDTIYGGQGNDTIRGNDGDNLLFGDLGNDFLYGGAGRNTLIGGEGDDTYFLDPIHRSSQLRDVDEIRGFNVVNNPFFGDKIAVPVGTRIDELSLERDRPDLRPSQNDVNGNGLNDIILELENGDFLGVLINDGNLPRRLLLDIDFIFI, encoded by the coding sequence ATGACCAGCTTTCTCACCCCTAGCGCTAACTTAGGTATATTCGGAGTTAATGCTTTATTGGGTTCCCCTGGAGATGATATAATTTTTGCAACTCCAGGTCAGTCTTTACCGTTTCCTGATGGGATTTTATTACTAGCAGGAAATGATAGCCTCCAAGCAGGTCACATCACGGATCCCTTACTGGTCAATGGCAACCAAGGCAATGATACCATTAGTGGGGGAAGCAATAATGATACACTGTTCGGGGGGCAAGGAGATGATTTCTTGTATGGTGGACCCGGTAATGATCTCTTATTTGGAAATTTAGGGGATGATTTATTAGAGGGTGGTCCGGGAAATGATACCATTTATGGCGGTCAGGGAAATGACACGATCCGGGGAAATGATGGCGATAATCTCTTATTTGGAGATTTGGGTAATGATTTTCTCTACGGAGGCGCGGGTCGCAATACCCTGATCGGTGGTGAGGGTGATGATACCTATTTCTTAGACCCCATACATAGGAGTTCACAACTGCGAGATGTTGATGAAATTCGCGGTTTTAATGTGGTCAATAATCCGTTTTTTGGTGATAAAATTGCTGTCCCGGTGGGAACTCGCATTGATGAATTGAGTTTAGAACGCGATCGCCCCGATTTGCGCCCCAGCCAAAATGATGTCAATGGTAACGGCTTAAATGACATTATTCTTGAGCTGGAAAACGGAGATTTTCTGGGGGTTCTGATTAACGATGGCAACCTGCCGCGACGGTTGCTGTTGGATATCGATTTTATTTTCATCTAA
- the queF gene encoding preQ(1) synthase, whose translation MSNSQVKSSETESVTNTELKYGERQITEGQLITFPNPRPGRSYQINIVLPEFTCKCPFSGYPDFATIDLTYVPDQSVVELKSIKLYINSYRDRYISHEESVNQILDDFVAACDPLSVHIKGDFNPRGNVHTVVEVHHHKQHPES comes from the coding sequence ATGAGTAACTCCCAGGTAAAATCCTCTGAGACTGAATCGGTTACTAATACAGAACTTAAATATGGTGAGAGACAGATTACTGAGGGACAGTTAATCACCTTCCCCAATCCCCGACCCGGACGCAGCTATCAAATTAACATAGTGTTACCGGAGTTTACCTGTAAGTGTCCGTTTTCTGGATATCCAGATTTTGCCACCATTGATTTAACCTATGTGCCTGATCAGTCGGTGGTAGAGTTAAAGTCCATCAAGCTCTATATTAACAGTTATCGCGATCGCTACATATCCCATGAGGAATCAGTTAACCAGATCCTTGATGACTTTGTAGCCGCCTGTGACCCCCTGTCAGTTCACATCAAAGGCGACTTTAACCCCAGAGGTAATGTTCACACCGTCGTTGAGGTGCATCATCATAAACAACATCCCGAAAGTTAA
- the rpmI gene encoding 50S ribosomal protein L35 — protein MPKLKTRKSAARRFKVTGSGKLARRKAFKSHLLQHKSATRKRRLSKTTIVDERDAENVRLMMPYL, from the coding sequence ATGCCCAAACTCAAAACTCGTAAATCAGCCGCTAGGCGCTTTAAGGTAACGGGAAGCGGCAAACTCGCACGCCGCAAGGCTTTTAAGAGTCACCTGCTGCAACACAAAAGTGCAACTCGCAAGCGCCGTTTGTCAAAAACGACTATTGTCGATGAGCGCGATGCTGAAAACGTGCGTCTGATGATGCCGTATTTGTAA
- a CDS encoding tetratricopeptide repeat protein, with protein MDSNLAVVYLVLLLVFLSGSGFFIVRQIFRTREVESKMSQLQQQLSQGKGTAQEYYQLGCIYNDKNLYSQAIAVLQKALKAVEEEESPENIAMIYNALGYAHFAKEEYDIAIRNYKEALKLTPEYATACNNLGYAYERKKLTSQALEAYEKSLSLEPNNQIAKRRAESLRKRLGIPTSETAQ; from the coding sequence ATGGATAGTAATCTCGCAGTTGTTTATCTGGTATTACTGCTGGTTTTTTTGTCGGGTTCTGGCTTTTTTATTGTGCGTCAGATTTTCAGAACTCGCGAAGTTGAGAGTAAGATGTCGCAATTGCAACAGCAGCTTTCTCAGGGTAAAGGAACAGCTCAGGAATATTACCAATTAGGCTGTATTTATAATGATAAAAATTTGTATTCTCAGGCGATCGCTGTTTTGCAAAAAGCTCTGAAAGCAGTAGAGGAAGAGGAGTCGCCGGAGAACATAGCCATGATTTATAATGCCTTGGGTTATGCTCACTTTGCTAAGGAAGAATACGATATCGCGATTCGTAATTATAAGGAAGCATTAAAGCTAACTCCTGAATATGCGACGGCTTGCAATAATCTAGGTTATGCTTACGAACGCAAAAAGCTGACTTCTCAGGCTTTAGAAGCCTACGAAAAGTCTCTGAGTTTAGAACCTAATAATCAAATTGCTAAACGTCGCGCTGAGTCTTTACGGAAACGATTAGGTATTCCCACTTCGGAAACTGCTCAATAA
- a CDS encoding glycoside hydrolase family 10 protein, with product MKTKLLATGGTMEVRGIWLTTTDSRVLYSRATIAEAMDFLADTGFNVVFPVVWNKGVTLYKSQVMSQKFGVEIDFYVRGRDPLAEVIEEAHRVGLKVIPWFEYGFASSYQQNGGRILNQKPNWSAINSQGGMVVKNGFEWMNAFDSEVQDFIMSLILEVVRKYNIDGIQGDDRLPALPSEGGYDQQTVQRYVKEFGRQPPLHHKDSQWLQWRANILTDFLARIKREVKAIKPNLIVSMSPSVYSWGLNEYLQDYIAWIDRDLVDMIHPQLYRRNFWSYKGLVDQLVDVQFRDWQLPKLSPGVLIKVGSYRISADELLKSIDYNRHRGVKGEVLFFYEGLRENNDELAKALRRGPYATRARL from the coding sequence ATGAAAACCAAGTTACTGGCAACCGGAGGGACTATGGAAGTTCGTGGGATTTGGCTAACTACTACTGATAGCAGGGTTCTCTACTCTAGGGCAACTATTGCTGAAGCAATGGACTTTTTAGCCGACACAGGCTTTAATGTCGTGTTTCCAGTGGTTTGGAATAAAGGGGTCACTCTCTATAAATCTCAGGTGATGAGCCAAAAATTTGGCGTTGAGATTGATTTTTATGTTCGCGGACGTGACCCTCTCGCCGAAGTGATTGAGGAAGCCCATCGCGTCGGACTCAAGGTGATACCCTGGTTTGAGTATGGGTTTGCTAGTTCCTATCAACAGAATGGGGGCCGCATCCTTAACCAAAAACCTAACTGGTCGGCGATTAATTCCCAGGGGGGTATGGTGGTGAAAAATGGCTTTGAGTGGATGAATGCCTTTGATAGCGAAGTTCAGGACTTTATTATGAGTCTGATTTTGGAGGTCGTCCGTAAATATAATATTGATGGCATTCAAGGCGATGATAGACTCCCCGCCTTACCTTCGGAAGGGGGATATGATCAGCAAACGGTGCAGCGTTATGTCAAAGAGTTTGGCCGTCAACCTCCCCTACATCATAAGGACTCTCAATGGCTACAGTGGCGCGCTAATATTCTCACCGATTTTCTGGCGCGGATTAAACGAGAGGTTAAGGCTATTAAACCCAATTTGATTGTTTCTATGTCTCCTAGTGTTTATAGTTGGGGATTAAATGAATACCTCCAGGATTATATTGCTTGGATTGACCGCGATTTGGTAGATATGATTCACCCGCAACTTTACCGCCGCAATTTTTGGAGCTATAAGGGGTTGGTTGATCAGTTGGTTGATGTTCAATTCCGAGATTGGCAATTGCCTAAATTGTCCCCAGGAGTTTTGATTAAAGTGGGGTCCTACCGAATTAGTGCCGATGAACTTTTAAAGTCTATTGACTACAACCGACATCGCGGCGTGAAAGGGGAGGTTTTATTCTTTTATGAAGGACTCCGGGAAAATAATGATGAGTTGGCTAAAGCACTCCGCCGAGGACCTTATGCTACTCGGGCTCGTTTATAG
- a CDS encoding transporter substrate-binding domain-containing protein — translation MRNIIRVLLTLTLCSLFPLNAIAGTVLEDIRRTGILKAGVRQDAAPLGYLSPETGEWEGYCIQLMELLASRLTQQLQLNQPVQVQLLQSTLENRESIVADGTVHLECGPNTVTRTPPPGIVYSDRFIATGNHLLVAADNQTLINPDGAMENIIIGVLPNTLTQRFISSRYSLAQIVQYHGTSGRADAVRDVLNREINAFASDGLLLIGEVLRQPDINPQDYAIIPQQPLTCEFYGMIVPEGDIAWLNTINSLILVEETLEILQSLYGRDSAYVATTQAALEKCTR, via the coding sequence ATGAGAAATATCATCCGGGTTTTGCTGACCCTAACTCTGTGTAGCCTATTTCCCCTAAATGCGATCGCCGGAACCGTCCTCGAAGACATCAGAAGAACAGGTATTCTCAAAGCCGGAGTTAGACAAGATGCCGCTCCCTTGGGTTATCTGTCTCCAGAAACCGGAGAATGGGAAGGGTACTGTATCCAACTCATGGAACTTCTAGCTAGTCGCCTCACCCAACAACTACAACTTAATCAACCCGTCCAAGTCCAACTGCTACAGTCCACCCTCGAAAATCGGGAGTCTATCGTCGCTGATGGAACCGTCCACCTAGAATGTGGCCCCAACACTGTCACCCGCACCCCTCCACCTGGGATAGTCTATTCCGATCGCTTTATCGCCACAGGAAATCACCTATTAGTTGCCGCAGATAATCAAACCTTAATCAACCCAGATGGTGCCATGGAAAACATCATTATTGGTGTACTTCCTAACACCCTTACCCAGCGATTTATCAGCAGTCGTTATTCCCTAGCTCAAATCGTGCAATATCATGGCACATCAGGCCGCGCCGATGCCGTGCGCGATGTTCTTAATCGGGAAATCAACGCCTTCGCCAGTGATGGTTTATTGCTAATTGGGGAAGTGTTGCGCCAACCAGATATTAACCCTCAAGACTATGCCATCATCCCCCAACAACCGCTAACCTGTGAGTTCTACGGCATGATCGTACCCGAAGGAGACATCGCCTGGTTAAATACCATCAACTCATTGATTTTAGTTGAAGAAACCCTGGAAATTCTCCAAAGTCTCTATGGTCGCGACTCCGCCTATGTAGCCACCACACAAGCCGCCTTAGAAAAGTGTACCCGTTAG
- a CDS encoding HEAT repeat domain-containing protein, with protein MLLLMGTTATQATATAEVITKIQELGSDNRQHRLAAVKVLKQMGSTVVPVLVEALEDPDPAIRRSAAYGLGVMGLQDSHAIAALLSHLKDPDPAVRMDVAVALQQLGPASDQIQKTAIADFIEALNHEDKAVREGATFALGTLGKEAAPAVPQLIAALKDSDEEVRISAAIALRRIGSPAVPALTKALTDADMQVRTKAAFALGKIESALIPAMTAALENSDRQLHQNVAKSPEKTTNRRVEANRPFPVGSQPIRPNTSPSPSPRGSQPIRPNSSLRRSPGGGSAYPPNQQI; from the coding sequence ATGCTGTTATTAATGGGAACAACCGCCACCCAGGCGACAGCTACAGCAGAGGTAATTACTAAAATTCAGGAACTCGGTAGCGATAACCGACAACATCGACTAGCGGCGGTGAAAGTGTTAAAACAAATGGGGTCTACTGTGGTTCCGGTTTTGGTGGAAGCCTTAGAAGACCCAGACCCGGCTATCCGTCGCAGCGCGGCCTATGGTTTGGGGGTAATGGGTTTACAGGACTCCCACGCGATCGCCGCTTTGCTATCTCACCTAAAAGACCCAGACCCGGCGGTGAGAATGGATGTGGCTGTTGCGCTTCAGCAATTGGGGCCTGCTTCTGATCAGATCCAAAAAACGGCGATCGCTGATTTTATCGAAGCCCTCAACCATGAAGATAAGGCGGTCAGGGAAGGGGCAACTTTTGCCTTGGGAACTCTGGGAAAAGAAGCAGCCCCGGCGGTCCCTCAGTTAATTGCTGCCCTCAAGGATAGTGATGAGGAGGTGAGGATTAGCGCGGCTATCGCCCTGCGGCGCATCGGTTCTCCGGCAGTTCCTGCCCTCACTAAGGCACTTACGGACGCAGATATGCAAGTTCGCACCAAAGCGGCTTTCGCCCTCGGTAAGATTGAATCAGCCCTGATTCCAGCTATGACCGCCGCCCTGGAAAATAGCGATCGCCAACTGCATCAGAATGTGGCTAAATCCCCGGAAAAGACCACCAATCGAAGGGTTGAGGCTAATCGTCCCTTTCCGGTCGGTTCTCAGCCTATCCGCCCTAACACCAGTCCGAGTCCTTCCCCTAGAGGTTCTCAGCCTATCCGTCCTAATTCCAGTCTCCGTCGGTCTCCTGGGGGGGGCTCCGCCTATCCCCCTAACCAGCAGATCTAG
- a CDS encoding glycosyltransferase family 2 protein encodes MYDSREVTIDTPLVSVCIPTYNGERFVAEAISTVLYQTYPGIELIISDDGSTDETVAIANFFRENSSLEIRVITNQNQRGIAGNCNHCITQAQGKYIKFLFQDDLLAPECLEKMVGLAETYPEISLVFSRREMFFNQGAESDPYLIMVYQDFQDLAAGWSQLKPVQWGRDLLSDPRLFEHPINKIGEPTTVLLRREVCDRLGGFDPHLNQLVDLDLWWRIMAEYQVGFIDETLSYFRLHQHQKTYQNIQEGTDTDLHFFAKVSSHPDYDFLPLNIRQKLH; translated from the coding sequence ATGTATGATAGCCGGGAAGTCACCATAGACACTCCCTTAGTTAGTGTGTGTATTCCCACCTACAATGGGGAGAGGTTTGTGGCTGAGGCTATTTCTACTGTTTTATATCAAACTTATCCCGGAATTGAGTTGATTATTTCTGATGATGGTTCGACAGATGAAACTGTGGCGATCGCTAATTTTTTTAGGGAAAATTCATCTCTGGAAATTCGAGTAATTACTAATCAGAATCAGCGGGGAATTGCGGGGAATTGTAATCATTGTATTACTCAGGCTCAGGGTAAATATATTAAGTTCCTATTTCAAGATGATTTGTTGGCTCCAGAATGCCTAGAAAAAATGGTTGGCTTGGCTGAAACTTACCCGGAAATATCCTTAGTATTTTCCCGGCGAGAAATGTTTTTTAACCAAGGGGCAGAAAGTGACCCATATCTAATCATGGTTTATCAGGATTTCCAGGATTTGGCGGCGGGTTGGTCTCAATTAAAACCTGTGCAATGGGGTAGAGATTTATTGTCAGACCCGCGATTATTTGAACATCCCATTAATAAAATTGGCGAACCCACTACGGTTTTACTCCGTCGGGAAGTATGCGATCGCTTAGGAGGATTTGACCCCCATTTAAACCAATTAGTTGATTTGGATTTATGGTGGCGAATTATGGCAGAATATCAGGTGGGTTTTATTGATGAAACTTTATCTTATTTTCGGCTACATCAGCATCAAAAAACCTATCAAAATATCCAGGAAGGGACAGATACAGATCTTCACTTTTTTGCCAAGGTTTCCTCTCACCCAGACTATGATTTTTTGCCCTTAAACATCAGGCAAAAACTACATTAA
- the rplT gene encoding 50S ribosomal protein L20 — MTRVKRGNVARKRRKKILKLAKGFRGSQSKNFRIANQRVMQALRNAYRDRKKRKRDFRRLWITRINAAARVHGISYSQLMGNLKKADIEINRKMLAEMAVLDPDTFEKVVAKAAQAQS, encoded by the coding sequence ATGACACGAGTTAAACGTGGTAATGTTGCCCGTAAACGTCGCAAAAAAATTCTGAAACTTGCCAAAGGATTTCGCGGCTCTCAATCCAAAAATTTCCGAATTGCTAATCAGCGGGTTATGCAGGCGCTGCGTAACGCCTATCGGGATAGAAAGAAACGCAAGCGCGACTTCCGCCGCCTGTGGATTACCCGGATTAATGCCGCTGCTAGAGTTCACGGCATCAGTTATAGTCAACTGATGGGAAATTTGAAAAAAGCTGACATTGAAATCAATCGCAAGATGCTGGCGGAAATGGCAGTTCTTGACCCAGATACCTTTGAAAAAGTGGTCGCTAAAGCTGCTCAAGCTCAATCCTAG